The Microtus ochrogaster isolate Prairie Vole_2 chromosome 4, MicOch1.0, whole genome shotgun sequence nucleotide sequence CACACCGGACGCTTGTACCCTCAGTGTTGCTGGTCTCTCCAGAGTTTCAGTGGCTCTCAAATGGAGAtgctgcctggcttctctttAAGCAGATACCAGGAACTCTCTTAGGAAATGGAACTTCTCCCTAAGCACAGAACCTGATGCTCAGCCCCACCCTCGTCTCCCCTTCCCCAGGCTCTGCTCACCAGCAAAGCATCTGCAGATGTCTTCGTGGGTCACGTAGGCCAAGGTGTGGGGGTTAAGGAGAACAGCGGATGCCTTTCTTATTGTGCCAGACGGCAGACCACAGAAGACCCAATGTTTTAGCAGCTGTCTGACACACAAGCCCTCGGAGGAAGTTCTGGAACCTGGGGCCCAAGTGGGTAAGGATCATGGGCTAAGGTTGGAAGAGAAGGGAGCCTCAAGTCTGAATCCAACCAGGGGCTGCAGGATCACTCTCCCAAGAGGGACAGGGCCCAGCGCCCCACGGGGCAAAGCCGACTGAGGGTCCCTTGCCCACTCCCCAGAGCAGGGTCTGCCAGAGGATATCAGCTGTTCTGGACGTCTTCTGTGACATTCCGGATGCTCTGCTGCACCCACACCTTGTGCTGGTCAAGCTCTTGCTCCCGCTGCTGCAGCTCCTTGATCTCTGCCTTGAGCTCAATCAGCTTGTCGGCAATCTCCCGGGTATTGCAACCGGGTCCCACACCCCTGAACCGGAGGAATGAGAGACTGAGAGGACCTGCTGAGAACTCCGGGTCCAATACCTCTGCTCACTCCTACAACCACCCTCCCATGCCGGACACTTCTGCCCTCCCTAACATCCCTACTCACTTCCACTGGATGCTGTTCTTGGACTTTTTCTCGATCAGACCAATACCTTCCAACACGTTGGTGATGTCGTAAATCCGCCGTTTCTGGCGCACAGCGAGAGTGTCGGCTGCCTGGCAAGCAGAAGAGAATGGAGAACGCTAGCGCCACTCTTAAGGGTGCACCCCGATACCTATAGTCTGGGATGGGGGTAAGTCTTGTGCGCCACCCCTGGAGTTCCCTCCAGCCACTCCAGCAGTGTGTTGGGGAAGAGTCTTGGCTTAGTTGTGTTCTGATATTCTGATGCTCGTTTCCCTGTGCTAGCCATGAAGGGCCACGAGGACCAGCACCTGCAGCCCCGACTCAAGACACAGAGCTCACGCTCTATGGCTTGAGCGAATGAAAACAGCCTCCCGCCCGTGAGAAAGCACACGGCTGGCGGCCGGCTGCTGGGGGACCTAGGGGGCAGGACTGCGGTTCCCGCTACTGGTCCAGGCCTGGTCCACCATCTCCCCGGTCGTCCCTCAGCCCGGGCCGCACCAGCTTGAGGTCAAGCACGCCGTCCTTGGCTTCCTGCAGAAGCGACACGAACTTGGTGGTGAGAAGCCCCAGACTCTTCTCATGCCTGCTTGGAGTACCCGGGGGCGGCGGCGCCTGTGGCCCGGCCTCCGCCATCGCGCCCGCCCGCCCTCCCTCCGCCTCCCCTtagccaggccaggccaggccggCGGCGGCGCCACTTCCGCTTCCGTTCTTAGTCGCCGGGCCACCAGAGCTATCACCGCTGCTTCCGCTTCCGTCTCGCGCCCTCCAGGGTAACTGGTGCAATTCCTGTCTGCAGAGCTAGACGTAAAACCTCGGGGACCATCAGCAAATGTACCATTAGCCAAGAAGACGAAAGAATCTCCTAGGACCGCTAGTAGACATAACAAATTGTATAGAAGGAAGTGGCAGGGGCCGGGCCGGGATTGTCAGTGAGCAGTAGAGAAGAGAGAACGACCGAATCTTACTTGCTAATGTGGCTTCAAACTAACTGCCCGAACCCCCATCTAGGGAAGGGAGGCCATACCGCCTGATAAGCTAGGCCTATTAACTTAAAACTACTCCGAAGGCTTCCTTACTGTTTTGAGATCATCCCTGCCTTCTTTAGTTCTTGCCAAACCAGCAAGCACTAACTATATCTAGCCTGCCCACTTCTTccatctctgctcctcttcttTAGTTCCAGCATCATTTTCCTCCGGCCTCCAAACAGTTCAGAGGTCACTAGTCTTGTTCACAACCACTTCTCAGCCCGTGCAAAGGTATTTGCCTCTGTCGGAATATAAGGAAAATCTTTAAGGCAGTTCCTGACAGATAGGAAGAACTGTGTGTTTACAAGACtcatttgtttttaaggtttttattttatttttattatttgtatatgtgtgtgtctgtgtgggggtttgtgcacatgtgtagaggtGCTCAGGGAGGTTTAcaagagggtgtcaaatctcgaggagctggagttaacaggcagttgtgagttgccatgtaggtgctgggaattgaacctctgtcctctgcgagagcagctagtgctcttgcctgagccatcttgccagctgactagtgatatttatttttaaccttgtTATCACTTGTTAGTTTATTTTGATCAGTTTCTCTAGGAAGCGAATTGCCTTCAGCAAGTCTATGGAGGATTCATACTTGTAAAAGTGTAAAACAAGCAGAATTCACAAGAGTTAGTTATAATAGAGCCTATGGTGCTAGCTCTGAAATTAGGGTAGTCTTTCTGAGGTGTTCATATTTAGCAAGGGTGCTTACTTGGGCCTTTGTACATCAAAACTGACTCAGAACTTGAGTGGCAAAGCCCTCGGTAGCCTAGACTTCTGGCCGCTAGGAAACGAGGGTCTATCCTGATGGATGGATTTGTGTGGTACACCAAGTGGTGACTACATTATCATCATCTAATGTCCGTGGTTCCCTATCCGTTTCGGAACAATGTAACCTTTCTGATCCCTGACTGCTGTCCTGCACTGCACTCTCTGCAAACAACAGACGCTCTTTCCTCTACACAGGGGGAAGAGGGGGGGAGCCATCAGCAGTCTCAGATTGTCATGTTGTGTGCAGCCACAACAACACACGGGAGGGTCATTCTTCAAACCAGCttggtatgtgcatatgtgtttccTGAGCGCTCAGAAGTCCTAGATGGGCTTGGTCAAGACTTGATGACAGGGAGTTCatgcctgcccccaccccacaggAAGTGGCGCCCAGCTCTCCCCACCTCAATGCAGATGCTTTTCCTGTTGGGAATAAAGCGACAGAGACtcaacttccttcctttctgccttggAAAAGGAGGGGCCTTGGGGAGAAAAAGGGACTTTTGGGCTGGCAAGTGAGAGAGAGACTTCCTTGGGGAGAGGAATTTGGCTGCTGGTGCCAGAGGAGCTGGAGTCACTTGGTCCGTGAGCAGTGAGGGTGTGCTCAGCTCTGCAGGAGAGAGAAGGCCACTCTCAAGGCCAAGGCCATTCGTGGAGGAGGGAGAACTGGGCACTGGTCTGACCTGGTAAGTTCTGTACCAAATTTCCTGGGCGTTACAGAGCAGAAAAGGGACTTGCAGCTAGTGTGCTGGGCCTATTTGCATGCTCTCTCACTTGGCATCTGCAGAGGCACAACCCAGAACCGCAGAGGGCCAAGGCCTCCCAGGTAACCCCCTTCTGTCATTCCTAcctctctcttattttctcaAGGGACTAGGGAAGAGCCTTGTTCCTCTTTCTCAGAGGGGACAAAAGGACATCCACTCTGAACTACGCCAGGCTGACACCTGCACACCTATCACATCTCCAGCTCCTCAGGCACACCATGGACTCAGCAGCCAAGGACAAAATACAGCCCATCCTTCTTCCTGGTATGAGCCTTGCTTGCTAGTCTGGGAGGGGGATGATggcaagaaaaatggaaacagtgGTGCTGTGTTTTCCTGCCAGATCTGGCTAGAACTCTATAGGGTAGCAAAGGGTGGGCTCTCTCTGGGCGATTGCTGAGGAAACAGAAGGGCAGCAGGTTTGTTAGCCACAGGCCCACCCTGATGGACACATCTGCCCAGGCTCTTCCTGTCCAGGGCCTGAGTGGCCAGAGCAGGAGAGGGCAGAACAGCTGGCTCGGGGCGCAGCACTCAAGTGGGCCTCGGGCATCTTCTACCGGCCAGAGCAGCTGGCCCACCTGGGCCAGTATCGAAACCGTGAAGTGCAGCGTAACTATTTCCTGGAAGCACGAATTAAGGTGGGtacaggagcagggagcaggggcGTTGGAGTGGGACAGGGCTGGCCAGGCCTTACCAGCTAACTCTCCGCAGTCGGTGGTGCAGTCATACCTGGAAGGTGTACAGACTGGCGTGTGGCAGCTGACCCGAGCCCTTGAGGCTGTGCAGGGAACGCGGGAAGCCCTGAGCCAGGCCCACCACTTACTCCAGGGTTTGTCTCAGACCTCCCAAACCCTGGCACCCCTGAGGGAACATGTCGTCCAGCACAAGCAGCTTCAGGTCCTGACTCAGTTGCTGCCGAGACTACAAGCAggtgagtgtgggggtgggggttctcTGGGCTCGACTTCTAAGAGTCCACAAATACCCACGCTGAGCAGCAGCTGGGGCACTAGGGAAGTGATTACATGGAGAGATGCACCCGGAGAGTAATCCTAACTTCAAGAGTATCTGAAATAGGGTACACAAGCAGCTCATCCTGGGCTTCTCAAGCACAGATATGGAAGTCAGCACGGACATCCCATTATGCGGCTGTGGCCATGGTGATTAGCACATTGAAAGGGCTTGGACtctagctcagaggcagagcatgTGCTTAGTATGTGCAGGACCCTAAATTCGGTCCCAAGTATTCCCccaaaattacacacacacacacacatacaaagttcAACAATACCTGCATCTCTATATATGCatcaatatatatacacataaatacagatatatatgtaacTAACAAGGTGGGTGAATAGCAGTCAATATGGTCTCctatttattttgtctgtcttctaacattcttttgaaagatttttattttaagtgtatgtttgggtgcctgaatgtatgtatgtatgtatgtatgtatgtatgtatgtgtgtatgtgtgtatgtatgtgtgtgtgtatgtgtgtgtatgtgtaccacatgaatgCCTGGTACATGCAGGGATCAGAAGAGGacttagatcccctggaactgaagtcacaggcagttgtgagttgccacatgggtgctggtagTCAAACCCAAGTCCTATGcaaaaaagcagcaagtgctcacaACCACCGAGGCCTCTCTCtagcctcccacccacccacctccccaGGTTTCTTGATTTCATATTCTATTGGCTCAGGGATTGACATATGGCCCAACTCTAGGCCATAGCCTGAATGTTTGGATTAACCAGCGCTCTGCTGTGCTCACcactaaatatttaaaacctCGCACACGTCTCAGGACCTCTGTGTCCCTTGCTGTACCAGCAGCACAGGTGGGAAGACTAAGACCTCAAGCGACCTCCTTTCTTCCCTAGTGCCAGCCGCAGTGGCCCACACACAGACCCTGATCGATACTCAGAGATTCTTGGAGGCATACATGAGCCTACGGGAGCTAGAGCAGCTGCAAGAGGAGGCATGGACACCCCTAGGAGGGCTGGAGTTGCCAATATTCCAGGGACTGGGCCTCCTGGCTGAGGCGCTGTGCCAAGCTGTGGAGGCAGCTGCCGGGGCTGCAGGGCGACTAGCCCGGGAAGATCCAGCCCTGCTGGTAGCTGCTCTTCgtgtggcagaggcagagactgagcGTACAATCCTGGGGCAGACACCCCGAGACTGGCGTCAGCGATGTCTTCGGGCGCTACAGGAGGGCCTGGACCGGGCCCACTTCACATCACCTGCGCTGCCTGAGCCAGGGGCCCTCGCAGGGTGGCTTGAGGCGCTGCAGGTAGCTCTGCCTGCTGAGCTGGCTACGGCTGAGGCCTTAGTGGCTCCCTGCTGCCCACCAAACTACAAAGTGGTTCAGCTCTGGGCCCACACCCTGCACAGTGGCCTGCGCCGCAGTGTTCAGCAGCTCCTCTCAGGGCCTGAGCTGGGAGCTGCCGACACCTTTGCCCTGCTGCACTGGGCATTGCATGTGTACATGGGGTGAGTGTTCTTGGAGGCGTGGTAAGAGGGAAGACTAGAGGCTCAGTATGACATCCTGCTATCCATCTCTAGGAAGGAGATGATGGGGAACTTGGAACTGGGGCCTGAGGCCGATGTGTCCCAGTTACAGCCCCTCCTGACCCCGGAGAACATCGAGCAGCTGGAGACAGCATTTGTGGCCCAAGTCCAGGTGACTGGttagggcagaggacagaggtgcTCTGCTCACCGCTGTGACCACTGTCTCATTGAATGTCTTGTCGATACCCTGATAGGTCTTGATGCTCACTATCCTCTCTTCCCAGGtaagtgtggctcagtggctgcAGAAGGCACTAgatggagaggtagctgagtgGAGCAGGCAGCAGGAGCCCAACACAGACCCCTCTGGTTTCTACCATTCACCAATGCCTGCCATTGTAATGCAGGTGGGTGGGAAGTACCCAAGGCAAGTGGGCAGCTCCCACAATGAAAGGGAGGTGGGCAGGTCTAGGGGATTTCTAAAAgctgcccctccctgcctgcaGATCCTGGCTGAGAACATTCAAGTGACCAGCCTGATCAGTGACTCACTGCATCGGCGGGGGCATGACACGGCGCTGTCAGAACTGGGCGTGTTCTTGAGGAGGTTTGCCAAGCAGGGACCCATTCACAATCCCCGGCAGCCAAAGGGCTCTGAGTGAATAGGGGAACCCCACGCCAGTGGGGAAAGGGTTCCTTTAAACAAGGACTTGAAAGTGGGGCTGCAGCTGTGGGGTTGCCCGAGCAGCAGCAAACCCAAGGGTCCCCTCTGCCCACTACAGCTTCAGCGATGCTCTGATCCGCTTCTCTCAGGACCATCTCAGGGGAGAAGCCCCTCACTATGTGCCCTACCTGCTGGCTGCCTTCAACCACCAGTCAGCACTGAGGTACTACACTTGCACTAACATTCTTCCGAGTGCCTCAAAAGCACGGATGCCACCCACTTTTGACCCACTTTGGGCCCACAAAGGTGGGGTTCTAATCCGGGCTCTGATACTAGTTGTACCACAATGCatctgtcatttttcttattagtTATTCTACTGTTACTTGGGTGCTTAGTTGAATAGTCtgagataataaataaagatgtgaatatttatatccttttaacaaatatttatcaaggcTTTACTCTATATCAGATAATGTCTGAAGTTCTGAAGTTACAGCTATGAACTAGGAAATTTTCCCTGTGCTCCTCCTACTTTAAGACAAGAGTTTTACCCtgtggttcaggctggcctcaaactggtagcaatcttccttcttcagcctccaccAGGCCTGGCTATCTTCTTGAGTATTATGCCCTCTGTAGTAGGCACAAGGACAGACATAGAagctgatgctttttttttttttttttggcacctgttctggaattagctcatgtagaccaggctggggtctcgaactcacagagatcctcctgcctctgcctcccgagtgcgccaccaccacccggccaaacGGATGCTTTTTACTCCCTCTTGTCGAAAATTAGCTCTCCTCCCTTACCGaggaggaaacaaagaaacagaaagagtggCTTAACTAGAGCTTACCTCACAAACTGAGAGCCACCCTtcccgccccctccccaccacacactgTGCACCACAAGGTGGCGCCAGAACTGATGAATCCTTGAGGGCCATGCGAGCCTTGGCCTTGGTCCTGAAGTCGTACTTTTGGTTGGGCCAGCTCTTCGTTATCCGTCCTGCTGCCAGACGGGGAAGCTTCAGGGGTCTTGGCTCCAATAGAAGCAGCGCTGGACGACGTACAGAAGAGGATCTGCCGCCTGGTATTGGAAGCACTGCAGGCTGAGCTCCAGGTGAGGCTTCCAATCCAGCCAGGATGGGAGTGGGAGAAACACGGTATATTTATGGGGTCACTGCGGGATCCGGATCATTCCTCTAGCCTGTCTCTGCCATGCTTTCCCTAGCCCCTGTTCGCATCTCTACCCTCGCGCCGGTGGCTACTGAGTTCTGAGCTGCTGGATGGTGTGTGTGAACAGACGTCGCACTTCTGCCAGGATTTCTGGCGTGTGCGGAAGCCTGCTGTTCAGgtggagcagggagaggaaggttGGGGAAGGGGCGCTGCTGATGGCAATCTGTACTCAACTCAAACTGGTTACCtgccctgcagctgctgctggcgGAGGCGGAACGAACCGTGGTGTTGCAATACCTGCGCGCGCTGATGCAGGGCCGCCTAGTGTGCCGCGGTGCTGACGAGCGGACCCAGGCGGCTGAGCGCCTTGGGCACGATGCTGTCCAGCTTAAGGAGCTTTTCCTGGGTTTGGTGAGAGCTCGTTGGGAGGGCAGGCAGTCTACAGTCTACAGAGAATCTCAGTAGACGGGTAGAAGCCGAGGGCCCGCTGGAAACCCTGTCCCAATGTGTTCAGGGCCTAGAGGAGAGCGCTCACTGCGCGCCGGTGCTGCTCGCGGTGCGGGAACTGTTCAGCCTTCACGACCCCACGCTGCTCGGCCTAGAGGTGGCAGGCCTGAGGCAAAAATTTCCCGACGTGAGGTGAGGGGAGGGGGGacaggggaggaggaaagagccgAGGAGGGCAAGGGCGGGGCTGACACGCGTAGTGGTGTTCCTGCAGCGAGGACCATGTCTCCGCCCTCCTGGACCTGCGTGGGGACGTGTCCCGAGAGCATCGCCAGGCAGCACTCAGCTCTCTCCAGGCCGGCCCACCGCCCTCACCTTCCTCTGGCCGCCGTGCCCTCTTCAGCCTCGTACCGACGCCTACGCCctcactgtcctcctgcctcccctcggGTCCCTGCTCCTGACCCTTCTGTCTGCGTAATAAAGCCACATCCACCGCGCGTCTGAATCTATATGTTGGGGCACGCGGGTGTTGAAATCAGCGCTGAAATTAGGGGTCCATGTCCAGTGATTATCCTGGCTGCAGTTTTAGTATTCCCGTAGCATCTCGCCTATGCAGACATTTGCTCTCTTTGTGAATTGCGTCCCCAAAACCCTGGGCTCCCGCGGAGTCCTCAGTACCCACGTATCCGCCCGCCGGCAATAAGAGTCTTCACCGCCTTCGCCCGACGCTTTAGAAGCCGGGAAACTTGTGGAGGGGAGGGTTTAGGACGACCCCTCGCCCGGGGTCGTGGCCGTGATCCCGCCCTCTTCGAACGCCTGGC carries:
- the Exoc3l1 gene encoding exocyst complex component 3-like protein, producing MDSAAKDKIQPILLPGSSCPGPEWPEQERAEQLARGAALKWASGIFYRPEQLAHLGQYRNREVQRNYFLEARIKSVVQSYLEGVQTGVWQLTRALEAVQGTREALSQAHHLLQGLSQTSQTLAPLREHVVQHKQLQVLTQLLPRLQAVPAAVAHTQTLIDTQRFLEAYMSLRELEQLQEEAWTPLGGLELPIFQGLGLLAEALCQAVEAAAGAAGRLAREDPALLVAALRVAEAETERTILGQTPRDWRQRCLRALQEGLDRAHFTSPALPEPGALAGWLEALQVALPAELATAEALVAPCCPPNYKVVQLWAHTLHSGLRRSVQQLLSGPELGAADTFALLHWALHVYMGKEMMGNLELGPEADVSQLQPLLTPENIEQLETAFVAQVQVSVAQWLQKALDGEVAEWSRQQEPNTDPSGFYHSPMPAIVMQILAENIQVTSLISDSLHRRGHDTALSELGVFLRSFSDALIRFSQDHLRGEAPHYVPYLLAAFNHQSALSSSLSVLLPDGEASGVLAPIEAALDDVQKRICRLVLEALQAELQPLFASLPSRRWLLSSELLDGVCEQTSHFCQDFWRVRKPAVQLLLAEAERTVVLQYLRALMQGRLVCRGADERTQAAERLGHDAVQLKELFLGLGLEESAHCAPVLLAVRELFSLHDPTLLGLEVAGLRQKFPDVSEDHVSALLDLRGDVSREHRQAALSSLQAGPPPSPSSGRRALFSLVPTPTPSLSSCLPSGPCS